One segment of Nostoc flagelliforme CCNUN1 DNA contains the following:
- a CDS encoding phosphodiester glycosidase family protein translates to MSTKKLFLLFILIIGATLLSGCQQIEANSAPKASKTCPGKDAKFSIDFFKTNNQGKRNQRGINNVIIFNPKSAKLDFKVNVGLSHKLYAKDARGKLRKEYVPKQFRELIGDENAKLNGQLPIAAINADYIDTDDKPQGLNVSRGVEYSGAFKTKRSSFGISGGTPNQRQATIQAGRRKSDILNYNLVGGNGRFYRQGKFKDICQDLGEFACKNAKNRSLAAITNQGYVILLVNDLKANSDIELSQLNQELLPDMFDNVLEGIANNNCLGKIQEGILFDGGMSPGLYYNQKTYVENLGPIGSVFLIYKK, encoded by the coding sequence ATGTCTACAAAAAAGTTATTTTTGTTATTTATCTTGATAATTGGCGCAACCTTATTATCAGGTTGTCAACAGATTGAAGCAAATTCAGCCCCAAAAGCATCAAAAACTTGCCCTGGCAAAGATGCTAAGTTCAGCATCGATTTTTTTAAAACCAATAATCAAGGTAAAAGAAATCAAAGAGGTATAAACAATGTGATTATTTTTAATCCCAAATCAGCAAAATTAGATTTCAAAGTTAATGTTGGTCTATCTCATAAACTCTACGCCAAAGATGCTAGAGGAAAACTGCGTAAAGAATATGTACCAAAACAGTTTCGTGAACTCATAGGCGATGAGAATGCCAAATTAAATGGACAGCTACCCATTGCTGCAATTAATGCTGACTATATAGATACTGATGATAAACCACAAGGCTTAAATGTTTCTCGCGGTGTTGAGTATTCGGGAGCATTTAAAACTAAGCGTTCTTCCTTTGGGATATCAGGAGGTACACCCAACCAGCGACAGGCTACTATCCAAGCTGGTAGAAGAAAAAGTGATATTCTCAATTACAATTTAGTGGGTGGTAATGGTAGATTCTATCGTCAGGGTAAATTTAAAGATATTTGTCAAGATTTGGGAGAATTTGCCTGTAAAAATGCTAAAAACCGCTCTCTAGCAGCTATCACTAATCAAGGCTATGTAATCCTATTAGTTAATGACTTGAAAGCTAACTCAGATATTGAATTATCTCAACTTAATCAAGAGTTACTGCCAGATATGTTTGATAATGTCCTAGAAGGTATTGCTAACAATAACTGTTTAGGTAAGATTCAAGAAGGGATATTATTTGATGGAGGTATGTCTCCAGGATTGTATTATAACCAGAAAACTTATGTAGAAAACCTTGGCCCGATAGGTTCAGTTTTTTTGATTTACAAAAAATAA
- a CDS encoding ABC transporter ATP-binding protein, giving the protein MSQVVLENVYKSFSPRKGEGVTSQTQSPLTSGEKTDAAQERAGSVNVLRRINLTIADGEFMVLVGPSGCGKSTLLRLIAGLEVMTGGNIWIGDRLINDLPPKERDIAMVFQNYALYPHMTVYDNIAFGLRRRFGRAGGEITPSSPSSPSSPYLRTWTENLFVGATRKLPKGLRYISDKERAVDEQVRSVAQLLQIETLLNRLPKQLSGGQRQRVALGRAIARDPQVFLMDEPLSNLDAKLRAETRAQIVKLQRQLGTTTIYVTHDQTEAMTMGDRIAIMSEGKIQQVASPLELYNRPANLFVAEFIGSPPMNFIPVEFHAPQLITHSQFRFTLPEVWGKALQKYDRKTLILGIRPEHLNLSMPATKNIPVQVDLVENLGNDSFLAVKIAEPGSKGATTANYLQVRIPPDRFVQPGEQLWLSLTPEKIHFFDPETELAIFPL; this is encoded by the coding sequence GTGTCCCAAGTTGTTTTAGAAAACGTTTATAAAAGTTTTTCCCCGCGTAAAGGGGAAGGTGTAACCTCACAAACCCAATCTCCCCTCACTTCTGGGGAGAAAACTGATGCAGCGCAAGAACGTGCGGGAAGTGTTAACGTCTTGCGGCGGATTAACCTGACGATCGCAGATGGTGAGTTTATGGTGCTGGTAGGCCCTTCTGGTTGTGGTAAAAGTACCCTGCTGCGCTTAATCGCTGGTTTGGAAGTGATGACTGGCGGTAATATCTGGATAGGCGATCGCTTAATCAATGACCTACCACCCAAAGAACGCGACATCGCAATGGTATTTCAAAATTACGCCCTCTATCCCCACATGACGGTGTACGACAACATAGCTTTTGGGTTACGCCGCCGTTTTGGCAGAGCAGGGGGAGAAATTACTCCCTCATCTCCCTCATCCCCCTCATCACCTTATCTTCGGACGTGGACAGAAAATCTCTTCGTGGGTGCGACAAGAAAGTTACCGAAAGGACTGCGCTACATTTCCGACAAAGAACGGGCGGTGGATGAACAGGTGCGTAGTGTTGCTCAACTGTTGCAAATCGAAACATTGCTGAATCGCTTACCCAAACAGCTATCTGGCGGACAAAGACAACGGGTTGCATTGGGACGAGCGATCGCGCGTGACCCCCAAGTATTCTTAATGGATGAACCCCTTTCTAACTTAGATGCCAAACTGCGGGCGGAAACCCGCGCTCAAATTGTCAAATTGCAGCGCCAACTGGGGACAACGACAATTTACGTTACCCACGATCAAACAGAAGCGATGACAATGGGCGATCGCATTGCGATTATGTCTGAGGGTAAAATTCAGCAAGTTGCTTCTCCCTTAGAACTTTACAACCGCCCAGCCAATCTTTTTGTAGCAGAGTTCATTGGTTCACCACCGATGAATTTTATTCCTGTAGAATTTCATGCTCCACAGTTGATTACTCATTCCCAGTTTCGTTTCACCCTCCCAGAAGTTTGGGGAAAAGCTTTACAAAAATATGATCGGAAAACTCTAATTTTAGGCATTCGCCCAGAACACTTGAACTTGAGTATGCCTGCTACCAAAAATATACCAGTGCAAGTAGATTTGGTAGAGAATCTTGGTAACGATTCCTTTCTCGCAGTTAAGATTGCCGAACCTGGATCTAAAGGAGCCACTACAGCCAATTACTTACAAGTGCGAATCCCACCAGACCGATTTGTACAACCTGGGGAACAACTTTGGTTATCGCTAACTCCAGAGAAAATTCACTTTTTTGACCCGGAAACTGAGCTAGCAATATTTCCCTTGTAG
- a CDS encoding DUF4912 domain-containing protein yields the protein MAKERPPLEEMTLRQLRKVASEYSISRYSRMRKSQLLASIQEVQRSKTLLSPSRSLEAQETVEAAKFELGQEDRTGGSLADVDEGLADLPSGYGDSRIVLLPRDPQWAYTYWDIPNEHKEELRRQGGQQLALRIYDVTDINIEFQSPHSIQEYPADELAREWYLPVPVSDRDYVIDIGYRAADGRWLVLARSARVHIPPVYPSDWIEDVFITVNFEEDLRGKTQYELVPPAKKVAASANGNAAVVNGNGNPIYDQIFGLAESAESLRVAGSIFGSQHQVPSSARPEQAISSYIFPSGVGMWAVPTVSGLTASGAGMSGVGFSASAVPVRPRQFWLIADAELIVYGATEPDATVTIGGRPIQLNPDGTFRFQMSFQDGLIDYPILAVAADGEQTRSIQMKFNRETPSRNTNTKEEAVLEWFS from the coding sequence ATGGCAAAAGAACGCCCGCCACTAGAGGAGATGACCTTACGCCAACTACGCAAAGTTGCTAGCGAATATAGCATCTCTCGCTATAGCCGAATGCGTAAATCACAATTGCTGGCATCAATTCAAGAAGTCCAGCGCAGTAAAACTTTACTTAGTCCATCTCGTTCATTGGAGGCACAGGAAACCGTGGAAGCTGCAAAGTTTGAATTAGGTCAGGAAGATCGGACTGGTGGATCTTTGGCTGATGTTGATGAAGGACTCGCAGATTTGCCGTCTGGCTATGGTGACAGCCGGATTGTACTCTTACCACGCGATCCTCAATGGGCTTACACTTACTGGGATATTCCCAATGAACATAAAGAGGAGTTGCGCCGACAAGGAGGACAACAACTTGCACTACGGATTTATGATGTCACCGACATCAATATTGAATTCCAAAGCCCCCACAGCATTCAAGAATATCCTGCTGATGAACTAGCTAGAGAATGGTATCTACCAGTTCCAGTTAGCGATCGCGATTATGTAATCGATATCGGCTATCGTGCTGCTGATGGACGCTGGTTGGTACTTGCTCGTTCTGCTAGAGTACACATTCCTCCCGTTTATCCTTCTGACTGGATTGAGGATGTCTTCATCACTGTTAACTTTGAAGAAGATTTGCGTGGTAAGACTCAGTACGAACTAGTTCCCCCTGCCAAGAAGGTTGCAGCTAGCGCCAATGGTAATGCTGCTGTTGTCAATGGTAACGGCAACCCCATCTACGACCAAATCTTTGGTTTAGCAGAATCTGCCGAATCACTACGGGTTGCTGGTTCTATCTTCGGTTCCCAGCACCAAGTACCAAGTTCAGCGCGTCCTGAACAAGCTATTAGCTCCTACATTTTCCCATCTGGTGTGGGTATGTGGGCAGTTCCTACCGTGTCAGGCTTAACCGCTTCCGGTGCAGGAATGTCAGGTGTTGGCTTCTCGGCTTCCGCCGTACCAGTGCGTCCGCGCCAGTTCTGGTTAATTGCTGATGCTGAATTGATAGTCTACGGTGCAACCGAACCAGATGCTACCGTAACCATTGGTGGCCGTCCAATTCAGCTAAATCCAGATGGAACATTCCGCTTCCAGATGTCCTTCCAGGATGGTTTAATTGACTATCCAATTTTGGCTGTAGCTGCTGATGGTGAGCAAACCCGGTCAATTCAGATGAAATTTAATCGTGAGACACCATCTAGAAATACCAACACCAAAGAAGAAGCTGTTTTAGAATGGTTCTCTTAA
- a CDS encoding response regulator has product MVEASKGLEAIATYTRLHTDIVLLDAMMPVMDGFSCCVQLQALSDGKNTPVLMITDFYDQESAEKALPISVPIPDSGLNVKLNFCYS; this is encoded by the coding sequence GTGGTAGAGGCGAGTAAAGGGTTAGAGGCGATCGCTACCTATACTCGCCTTCACACAGATATAGTACTGTTGGATGCCATGATGCCAGTTATGGATGGGTTTAGTTGCTGTGTTCAACTGCAAGCACTCTCCGATGGCAAGAATACACCAGTGTTAATGATTACGGATTTTTATGATCAGGAATCCGCAGAAAAAGCTTTGCCCATCAGTGTGCCCATCCCCGACAGTGGACTAAATGTGAAATTGAACTTTT